GTTTTTGTTAATAACCATCGCTTGACTTTAAAATCAGTGGCTGGCCGTCATCTCCCAATTAAGCACAAAACAATTTACGGTCTGATTGAAGGCGAAATTATCATTACTCTCAATGCTCAACAGGTTGATAAGCCAGGCATTGAATGCCGGGTCAAAGGCGCCCTTATCAAACGAGAACTATTTGGTTTAGAAAAATCTCATGAAATTGGACTGAGACGAATCACCGGTTCAATTGAAGCGGATTTCCTGCCAATTACCTCGGGCCGAAGCGAATTTATAATTGATTCTCCTGAATATAAAATATTTTATAACTTAATGAAAGCCGAGCTGGAGAAAGTTTTAAAAATCCTTAAAAAGGAGCGAGACACTCGAGATCTAAAAAAGATGAACAAAGCTCTGCACGAAGCTTTATCCCATATCCGTCAGGCTCTTAAAATGAATCCTGATTTAGTGCCAAGCGGTAAAGCCCTGCGGCAGCGAAAAAAACTCGGCTTAAACTTGCAGGGCGTGAAAATAACAAAGAACAGAGAAGCGGAGAAAGCCGAAGAAATGAAAGCGCAGGGCAGTGGAGACAAGGATAAAGTGAATAAGTCAAAAGAGGAGGAGAATAAACCAGAAATTGAGAAGACTTTAATGAGACGGATTCGGTTGAAAGATTTTGGCGTTTCTTGCGCTTTCGCTCATCTTGGCGAACAAGGGCCCGAAGCAGTGAGCGAGGGCAACTTAATTTACATCAATCAAGACCACTTGCTTTACTTAAAATATTCCAAAAATAAAAATGAACAGCAAATACACCTGCTCCGTTTAATCACTCAAGAAATCAGTATGATGAAACGTTTGCATGTTTCTGCTCGCGCGGCCTATGATTTTCAGAGCAAGTTGTTAA
This portion of the Patescibacteria group bacterium genome encodes:
- a CDS encoding ATP-binding protein, which translates into the protein MFTKKPKKSFITVTVDKSHLLTLGEKMYVESIELLRELVNNAYDADATEVYVTITPSRIEVEDNGSGMNEKGLAQYFNIGSPEKRVHSVSPKFGRKRIGEFGIGKFAALAVADKFEIQARKGKHTYQVIFNKKDWESGDKWDLPIEKVPASPLDIGGTRVILTELKKEFSVADARQHLIDAVPLRAKKFIVFVNNHRLTLKSVAGRHLPIKHKTIYGLIEGEIIITLNAQQVDKPGIECRVKGALIKRELFGLEKSHEIGLRRITGSIEADFLPITSGRSEFIIDSPEYKIFYNLMKAELEKVLKILKKERDTRDLKKMNKALHEALSHIRQALKMNPDLVPSGKALRQRKKLGLNLQGVKITKNREAEKAEEMKAQGSGDKDKVNKSKEEENKPEIEKTLMRRIRLKDFGVSCAFAHLGEQGPEAVSEGNLIYINQDHLLYLKYSKNKNEQQIHLLRLITQEISMMKRLHVSARAAYDFQSKLLKDAID